One segment of Olsenella uli DSM 7084 DNA contains the following:
- a CDS encoding ABC transporter ATP-binding protein codes for MSMAQAIGGGFGGGGDIALSAQGLTLSWGQGTPSLVVRDVSVTVGAGEVVCLVGRSGCGKTTLLHALSGLTTPVEGRVLLHGRDVTARPGHVSYMLQKDLLLPSRRIIDNVCLPLEIAGMGREEAHERARPLFERFGLAGCEQSWPAELSGGMRQRAAFLRTYLMGNDVVLLDEPFSALDALTRDDMRSWYCDMARELGLATLAITHDVDEAVSMAERIYVLEGNPSAGQPSTILAEIAVPRPVGEPGHTSSAAAFALTSEFLACKREVLGFLGKGPAA; via the coding sequence ATGTCGATGGCGCAGGCGATCGGGGGAGGCTTTGGCGGCGGGGGGGACATCGCCCTCTCCGCGCAGGGTCTGACCCTTTCCTGGGGTCAGGGGACCCCGTCGCTCGTCGTCCGCGACGTGAGCGTCACCGTGGGCGCAGGCGAGGTCGTGTGCCTTGTCGGTCGCTCTGGCTGCGGGAAGACGACCCTGCTCCACGCCCTTTCGGGACTCACGACGCCAGTCGAGGGACGTGTGCTCCTCCATGGCAGGGACGTGACGGCCCGTCCCGGCCATGTCAGCTACATGCTTCAGAAGGACCTACTGCTGCCGAGCAGGCGCATCATCGACAACGTCTGCCTGCCGCTGGAGATTGCCGGCATGGGACGCGAGGAGGCGCACGAGAGGGCTCGGCCTCTGTTCGAACGCTTCGGTCTGGCAGGCTGCGAGCAGAGTTGGCCGGCGGAGCTCTCGGGTGGGATGCGGCAGCGTGCGGCGTTCCTGCGGACCTACCTCATGGGCAACGACGTGGTGCTCTTGGACGAGCCGTTCAGTGCTCTCGACGCCCTGACGCGCGACGACATGCGTAGTTGGTACTGCGACATGGCGCGCGAGTTGGGCCTGGCAACGCTTGCCATCACGCATGACGTGGACGAGGCCGTGTCCATGGCCGAACGCATCTATGTGCTCGAGGGCAATCCGTCTGCCGGCCAGCCCAGCACGATCCTGGCGGAGATTGCGGTTCCGCGTCCGGTCGGTGAGCCAGGTCACACGTCCTCGGCTGCGGCCTTCGCGCTCACCTCCGAGTTCCTGGCGTGCAAGCGTGAGGTGCTGGGCTTTTTGGGCAAGGGGCCGGCTGCTTAG
- a CDS encoding LTA synthase family protein codes for MTAFLPRPRRGTVAWLVAVSLVPVVLLCVCIGGIYRDPSPTPILLVAFASLVAEGLTLQRDHLSELLSARTGGFHPTMRAVVWALRDALLVVAAAGLSYLALEAPLNSGRPSIEPVGTTLELLVIGTTMLVGYFLAQRRGWLAAIVPVLAFLAGIGQYFTLALKQTVVMPGDLYALGTAAAVSGGLTFRLTPATLPSLAHLALALACLALVVPPKALPESSPDGRGTPASSPAPGPALGAAPRPALNLACAAALALCLPVEAGAACDWVGQQGIDYWFIVETYQRYGSLNSFMTIARDMGIKAPDGYSDAQARQLEQESAAGFDAGPAAPTYAQASSQFSATRPTVIAIMNETFSDLSLYQALSDQGYAGPTAFNAIPDALARGALYTSVLGGGTCNSEFEFLSGNTMAFVGPGKYPYTLYDLSGIPTLARQFKELGYTTCAIHPNLATNWNRDRVYRGFGFDRFLDIGSFEHAPQFHNGVTDGATYDKVLELLAADDGPQFIFDVTMQNHAGYDLSNIPADRLTSYRLDRFSDYDNAQLNEYLSCIQASDEDLAAFVARLRDLDRPVVLVFFGDHQPTVSSWLNDSYHPGEDELAHSVRSYQTSYVIWANYDVVGNGQTSQAMDTSVNYLGALMNQMIGAPLTDYQKAELSLRETLPGVTLNGYRDASGAWHAPTKGDEGDAATDAEESCATEAARAYDLFERLEYYEFGSRV; via the coding sequence TTGACAGCATTCCTCCCCCGGCCTCGGCGCGGCACCGTCGCCTGGCTGGTCGCCGTCTCCCTCGTGCCCGTCGTGCTGCTGTGCGTCTGCATCGGCGGCATCTACAGGGATCCCAGCCCCACCCCCATCCTTCTCGTCGCCTTCGCGTCCCTCGTTGCGGAAGGGCTCACGCTCCAGCGCGACCACCTCTCGGAGCTGCTCTCCGCTCGCACGGGAGGCTTCCACCCCACCATGAGGGCCGTGGTCTGGGCGCTCAGGGACGCCCTTCTCGTCGTTGCCGCCGCAGGGCTCTCCTACCTTGCGCTCGAGGCCCCCCTCAACTCGGGACGCCCCTCCATCGAGCCTGTCGGCACGACACTCGAGCTGCTCGTCATTGGCACGACGATGCTGGTTGGCTACTTCCTCGCCCAGAGGCGCGGCTGGCTTGCGGCCATCGTCCCCGTGCTTGCCTTCCTGGCCGGGATCGGCCAGTACTTCACGCTCGCCCTCAAGCAGACCGTCGTGATGCCGGGAGACCTCTACGCCCTGGGCACCGCCGCAGCCGTCAGCGGCGGGCTCACATTCAGGCTCACGCCCGCGACGCTCCCCTCCCTTGCCCACCTTGCGCTCGCCCTTGCCTGCCTGGCGCTTGTCGTCCCGCCCAAGGCCCTTCCCGAGTCATCGCCCGACGGACGCGGGACCCCTGCCTCGAGCCCGGCCCCCGGGCCTGCCCTCGGTGCTGCCCCCAGACCCGCGCTCAACCTCGCCTGCGCCGCGGCCCTTGCGCTCTGCCTTCCCGTCGAGGCAGGCGCCGCCTGCGACTGGGTTGGGCAGCAGGGCATCGACTACTGGTTCATCGTCGAGACCTACCAGAGGTACGGCTCGCTCAACTCGTTCATGACGATAGCCCGTGACATGGGCATCAAGGCCCCCGATGGCTACAGCGACGCACAGGCCCGACAACTCGAGCAAGAGAGTGCCGCCGGCTTCGACGCAGGCCCTGCGGCGCCCACCTACGCCCAGGCGTCCTCCCAGTTTTCGGCGACCAGGCCCACGGTCATTGCAATCATGAACGAGACCTTCTCGGACCTCTCCCTCTACCAGGCCCTTTCCGACCAGGGCTATGCTGGTCCCACCGCGTTCAACGCAATCCCCGACGCCCTCGCGCGCGGGGCGCTCTACACCTCCGTCCTGGGAGGGGGGACCTGTAACTCCGAGTTCGAGTTCCTCTCGGGCAACACCATGGCCTTCGTCGGGCCGGGCAAGTACCCCTACACGCTCTATGACCTCTCCGGCATCCCCACGCTCGCCAGGCAGTTCAAGGAGCTGGGCTACACCACCTGCGCCATCCACCCCAACCTTGCGACCAACTGGAACCGTGACAGGGTCTACCGGGGCTTCGGCTTCGACCGATTCCTGGACATAGGCTCGTTCGAGCACGCACCGCAGTTCCACAACGGCGTGACGGACGGCGCCACCTACGACAAGGTTCTCGAGCTGCTCGCCGCAGACGACGGGCCGCAGTTCATCTTTGACGTGACCATGCAGAACCACGCCGGCTACGACCTCTCCAACATCCCCGCGGACCGCCTGACCAGCTATCGTCTGGACCGCTTCTCGGACTACGACAACGCGCAGCTCAACGAGTACCTGTCCTGCATCCAGGCATCCGACGAGGACCTCGCGGCCTTCGTCGCGCGCCTGCGGGATCTTGACCGTCCCGTTGTCCTCGTGTTCTTTGGTGACCACCAGCCCACGGTCTCAAGCTGGCTCAATGACAGCTACCATCCGGGAGAGGACGAGCTCGCCCATAGCGTCCGCTCCTACCAGACGAGCTATGTCATCTGGGCCAACTATGACGTCGTCGGCAACGGGCAGACGAGCCAGGCCATGGACACATCCGTCAACTACCTGGGCGCTCTCATGAACCAGATGATTGGCGCACCGCTCACCGACTACCAGAAGGCAGAGCTCAGCCTGCGCGAGACGCTCCCCGGCGTCACGCTCAACGGCTACAGGGACGCATCGGGCGCCTGGCATGCGCCGACCAAGGGGGATGAGGGGGATGCGGCGACGGACGCGGAGGAGAGCTGCGCGACGGAGGCCGCAAGGGCATACGACCTGTTCGAGAGGCTCGAGTACTACGAGTTTGGCTCGCGCGTCTAA
- the fba gene encoding class II fructose-1,6-bisphosphate aldolase, which yields MLVNATAMLQSAEKGHYGLGAFNTNNLEWASSILDAAEELQSPVIIQCTGGAAKWQISYKVVADIVRDLVEAKDITVPVALHLDHGSYEDVFKCIEAGFTSVMYDGSHEPDFETNLKRTAEVVKAAHVKGISVEAEVGGIGGTEDGVTSRGELADPKQCKQIADLGVDFLACGIGNIHGIYPDNWEGLSFDQLTAIKAETGDLPLVLHGGTGIPVDQIQKAISLGICKINVNTDLQLVFAEATRKYIESGADQQGKGYDPRKLLKPGRDAIVKRTKELIVEFGSDGKGWN from the coding sequence ATGCTTGTCAATGCTACGGCCATGCTCCAGAGCGCTGAGAAGGGCCACTATGGCCTTGGAGCGTTCAACACCAACAACCTCGAATGGGCCAGCTCGATCCTGGATGCCGCCGAGGAGCTCCAGTCCCCGGTGATCATCCAGTGCACCGGCGGTGCCGCCAAATGGCAGATCTCCTACAAGGTCGTCGCCGACATCGTCAGGGATCTCGTCGAGGCCAAGGACATCACCGTCCCCGTTGCCCTTCACCTTGACCATGGCTCCTACGAGGACGTTTTCAAGTGCATCGAAGCGGGCTTCACCTCCGTCATGTATGACGGCTCCCACGAGCCCGACTTCGAGACCAACCTCAAGCGCACCGCTGAGGTCGTCAAGGCCGCCCACGTCAAGGGCATCTCGGTCGAGGCCGAGGTCGGCGGCATCGGCGGCACCGAGGACGGCGTGACCTCCAGGGGCGAGCTCGCCGATCCCAAGCAGTGCAAGCAGATCGCGGACCTGGGCGTTGACTTCCTGGCCTGCGGCATCGGCAACATTCACGGCATCTACCCCGACAACTGGGAGGGCCTCTCCTTCGACCAGCTGACGGCAATCAAGGCCGAGACCGGCGACCTGCCGCTGGTCCTCCATGGCGGCACGGGCATTCCCGTCGACCAGATCCAGAAGGCCATCTCGCTGGGCATCTGCAAGATCAACGTCAACACCGACCTCCAGCTCGTCTTTGCCGAGGCAACCCGCAAGTACATCGAGTCTGGTGCCGACCAGCAGGGCAAGGGCTACGATCCGCGCAAGCTCCTCAAGCCGGGTCGCGACGCCATCGTCAAGCGCACCAAGGAGCTCATCGTCGAGTTCGGCTCCGACGGCAAGGGCTGGAACTAG
- a CDS encoding Crp/Fnr family transcriptional regulator produces MPVTKTSATAAHQSPSWLPQHLPTISSSRIFAGLDGEEIAKALPCLGARLHSFGEGEYVLREGETTTQVYVLLEGGVNVIREDWWGNRNIITTVAPGGTFAESYACTEGTPLAVSAVTTRASTLLTLKARKIMVGCSSGCPYHVRLTQNLVGDVAQHNLALNSKLTYLSQRSTREKLLAYLSDESRRAASPTFTIPFNRQQLADFLSVNRSAMSNELCKMRGEGILDFDRSRFTLRESPHS; encoded by the coding sequence ATGCCCGTCACGAAGACATCGGCCACAGCCGCACATCAGTCGCCCTCTTGGCTTCCCCAGCACCTCCCCACCATCAGTTCCTCACGCATCTTCGCGGGGCTGGACGGCGAGGAGATCGCCAAGGCACTCCCCTGCCTGGGCGCGCGCCTGCACAGCTTTGGCGAGGGCGAGTACGTGCTGCGCGAGGGCGAGACCACCACGCAGGTCTACGTCCTCCTCGAAGGTGGCGTCAACGTCATCCGCGAGGACTGGTGGGGCAACCGCAACATCATCACGACCGTCGCCCCCGGCGGCACCTTTGCCGAGTCCTACGCCTGCACAGAGGGCACCCCACTCGCCGTCTCGGCCGTCACGACGAGGGCCTCCACCTTGCTCACGCTCAAAGCGCGCAAGATCATGGTCGGGTGCAGCTCGGGCTGCCCCTACCACGTGCGGCTCACGCAGAACCTCGTAGGCGACGTGGCCCAGCACAACCTGGCCCTCAACAGCAAGCTCACCTACCTCAGCCAGCGCTCCACACGCGAGAAGCTCCTGGCCTACCTCTCCGACGAGTCACGCCGTGCCGCCAGTCCCACGTTCACGATCCCCTTCAATCGCCAGCAGCTCGCGGACTTCCTCTCGGTCAATCGCTCTGCCATGTCCAACGAGCTCTGCAAGATGCGCGGCGAGGGCATCCTCGACTTCGATCGCAGCCGCTTCACGCTGCGGGAGAGTCCGCACTCCTGA
- a CDS encoding glycoside hydrolase family 1 protein: MAAVFPKGFFWGGATAANQLEGAWDADGRGPSVDDHFTGGSYERPREITLEIDPDKLYPNHDGIDFYHRYEEDIALFAEMGCNMLRMSISWSRIFPNGDDAEPNEAGLAFYDRVFDCCHAHGIEPLVTMSHYEMPYHLVEKYDGWASRELIGLFERYAKTILDRYHGKVTYWLTFNEINCGTMDMGNLFETSMIQGYEGPASGVHTTFQDRYQALHHQFVASGRAIRYAHESYPTLRMGNMDCFILSYAATCDPADILLNQQQMRQMNWYCSDVQVRGYYPSYARRFWRDHGIELDIGPGDLDDLEEGTIDFYAFSYYMSNVVGTHGVEQSAGNMTFGGKNPYLQSTDWGWQIDPDGLRFSLNEIWDRYQIPVMVVENGMGARDEVAEDGSVHDPYRIAYLRSHVKAMGEAVDDGVDLVAYTWWGPIDLVSAGTGEMRKRYGFVYVDKHDDGTGTLERRRKDSFFAYQRIIRSNGTEGLE; encoded by the coding sequence ATGGCAGCAGTTTTCCCCAAGGGCTTCTTCTGGGGCGGAGCCACGGCCGCCAACCAGCTCGAGGGTGCCTGGGACGCAGACGGCCGCGGTCCGTCCGTCGACGACCACTTCACGGGCGGCTCCTATGAGAGGCCGCGCGAGATCACCCTCGAGATCGATCCCGACAAGCTCTATCCCAACCATGACGGCATCGACTTCTACCACCGCTACGAGGAGGACATCGCGCTGTTCGCGGAGATGGGCTGCAACATGCTCCGCATGTCCATCAGCTGGAGCCGCATCTTCCCCAACGGCGACGACGCCGAGCCCAACGAGGCCGGCCTCGCCTTCTACGACAGGGTCTTCGACTGTTGCCACGCCCATGGCATCGAGCCCCTGGTGACCATGTCCCATTACGAGATGCCCTACCACCTCGTCGAGAAGTACGACGGCTGGGCCTCCCGCGAGCTCATCGGCCTCTTCGAGAGGTATGCCAAGACCATCCTCGACCGCTATCATGGCAAGGTCACCTACTGGCTCACCTTCAACGAGATCAACTGCGGCACCATGGACATGGGCAACCTCTTCGAGACCAGCATGATCCAGGGCTACGAGGGTCCCGCGTCCGGCGTCCATACCACCTTCCAGGACCGCTATCAGGCCCTTCACCACCAGTTCGTGGCCTCTGGCCGCGCCATCCGCTACGCGCACGAGAGCTACCCCACGCTCAGGATGGGCAACATGGACTGCTTCATCCTGTCCTACGCTGCCACCTGCGATCCCGCCGACATCCTGCTCAACCAGCAGCAGATGCGCCAGATGAACTGGTACTGTTCCGACGTCCAGGTTCGCGGCTACTACCCCTCCTACGCCAGGCGCTTCTGGCGCGACCACGGCATCGAGCTTGACATCGGGCCGGGGGACCTCGACGACCTCGAGGAGGGGACCATCGACTTCTACGCCTTCAGCTACTACATGAGCAACGTCGTGGGCACCCACGGCGTCGAGCAGTCCGCCGGCAACATGACCTTCGGCGGCAAGAACCCCTACCTTCAGTCCACCGACTGGGGCTGGCAGATCGACCCCGACGGACTGCGCTTCTCGCTCAACGAGATCTGGGACCGCTACCAGATCCCCGTCATGGTCGTCGAGAACGGCATGGGCGCCAGGGACGAGGTGGCCGAGGACGGCTCCGTCCACGACCCATACCGCATCGCCTACCTCAGGAGTCACGTCAAGGCCATGGGCGAGGCCGTCGACGACGGCGTCGACCTCGTCGCCTACACCTGGTGGGGGCCGATCGACCTGGTGTCGGCCGGCACCGGCGAGATGCGCAAGCGCTACGGCTTCGTCTACGTCGACAAGCACGACGACGGCACCGGCACCCTCGAGCGCAGGCGCAAGGACTCCTTCTTCGCATACCAGAGGATCATCAGGTCCAACGGGACCGAGGGCCTGGAGTAG
- a CDS encoding RrF2 family transcriptional regulator, whose translation MASMFSTKGRYALRVMGDLATHEGWVSLGDVSKRQGISRKYLEQVVSRMHKAGYVESLRGKGGGYRLTRAPEDYTLGEILRAAEGSLAPVACLDCTNDEICPQADSCPTVTIWRDLGRVTAGFLDSRTLADIVGDVDGTGE comes from the coding sequence ATGGCCAGCATGTTCTCGACAAAGGGACGCTACGCCCTCAGGGTCATGGGCGACCTTGCCACGCATGAGGGCTGGGTCTCGCTGGGCGACGTCTCCAAGCGGCAGGGCATCTCGCGCAAGTACCTGGAACAGGTGGTATCGCGCATGCACAAGGCCGGCTACGTCGAGAGCCTGCGCGGCAAGGGCGGCGGCTATCGCCTGACGCGAGCCCCCGAGGACTACACCCTGGGCGAGATCCTGCGCGCGGCCGAGGGTTCGCTGGCACCCGTCGCCTGCCTGGACTGCACCAACGACGAGATCTGCCCGCAGGCCGACTCCTGCCCTACGGTCACCATATGGCGCGATCTGGGCAGGGTCACCGCAGGTTTCCTGGACAGCAGGACGCTCGCGGACATCGTGGGAGATGTGGACGGGACGGGCGAGTAA
- the sufU gene encoding Fe-S cluster assembly sulfur transfer protein SufU — translation MANPVAGAGGLYNPAFMDHVSHPDYKYQMDEPTLTHEGINPSCGDDLTFSVRMAADGTIEEAAYQGHGCAISQASADMMSDLMVGKTPEEAIGLCRLFMAMVRGEETDGDELDQLEDAAMLKDISHMPARVKCAELAWRTLEEMLLAAIPKTQAAPDGPEAPAATSQSHGDPAGGKGD, via the coding sequence ATGGCTAATCCCGTCGCCGGCGCGGGCGGCCTGTACAACCCCGCGTTCATGGACCACGTGTCCCATCCCGACTACAAGTACCAGATGGACGAGCCCACCCTCACGCACGAGGGGATCAACCCCTCCTGCGGAGACGACCTGACCTTCTCGGTCAGGATGGCTGCGGACGGCACCATCGAGGAAGCCGCCTACCAGGGGCATGGCTGCGCCATCAGCCAGGCCTCGGCCGACATGATGAGCGACCTCATGGTGGGCAAGACGCCCGAGGAGGCCATCGGGCTCTGTCGGCTCTTCATGGCGATGGTTCGTGGCGAGGAGACCGACGGTGACGAGCTGGACCAGCTCGAGGATGCGGCCATGCTCAAGGACATCAGCCACATGCCCGCTCGCGTGAAGTGCGCGGAGCTTGCCTGGCGCACCCTCGAGGAGATGCTCCTTGCGGCCATCCCGAAGACCCAGGCAGCCCCGGACGGACCGGAGGCCCCGGCAGCCACCTCCCAGTCCCATGGGGATCCCGCCGGCGGCAAGGGGGACTAG
- a CDS encoding aminotransferase class V-fold PLP-dependent enzyme has product MTLSESQLASIEQNPYRQDFPLLAKHPDITFLDSAATSQRPEAVLAAERGFYETMNANPLRGLYRLSVEATSAIESARRRIAGFIGATDDAGQPQGDEIVFTRNTSESLNLVAGSLGRSVLKPGDEVVISIMEHHSNLIPWQQVCAATGAKLVYLRLDDDFRITPKEIEGKIGPRAKIVSVTQVSNVLGVENDIRAIARRAHEMGAYMVVDGAQSVPHLRVDVRELGCDLLAFSAHKMGGPMGVGILWGRRAILDGMPPFLTGGEMIDSVSETEAVWAPVPQKFEAGTQDAAGVYAFDADLAYLEGLGMDRVEERERTLASYLTDSLSALGFVDVIGPSDGSRHVGAVAFNVRGVHPHDVASILDGSGICIRAGHHCAQPLLSYLDVAMDSTCRASVALYNDKADIDCLVEGLETVWTVFHG; this is encoded by the coding sequence GTGACGCTTTCCGAATCCCAGCTCGCGAGCATCGAGCAGAACCCCTACAGGCAGGACTTTCCCCTGCTGGCCAAGCACCCCGACATCACCTTCCTCGACAGCGCCGCCACCTCGCAGCGCCCCGAGGCCGTGCTTGCGGCCGAGCGCGGCTTCTACGAGACCATGAACGCCAATCCCCTGCGCGGCCTCTACCGACTCTCCGTCGAGGCGACCTCCGCCATCGAAAGCGCGCGTCGGCGCATCGCCGGCTTCATCGGAGCCACGGATGACGCCGGTCAGCCACAAGGCGACGAGATCGTCTTCACGCGGAACACCTCCGAGTCCCTCAACCTCGTGGCAGGCTCCCTCGGACGCTCGGTCCTGAAGCCCGGAGACGAGGTCGTCATCTCCATCATGGAGCACCACTCCAACCTCATCCCCTGGCAGCAGGTCTGCGCCGCCACCGGGGCCAAGCTCGTCTACCTGCGTCTGGACGACGACTTCCGCATCACCCCCAAGGAGATCGAGGGCAAGATCGGTCCCAGGGCCAAGATCGTCTCGGTGACCCAGGTCTCCAACGTGCTCGGCGTCGAGAACGACATCCGCGCCATTGCGCGCCGAGCCCACGAGATGGGCGCGTACATGGTGGTGGACGGGGCCCAGTCCGTCCCGCACCTCAGGGTCGACGTGCGCGAGCTCGGCTGCGACCTCCTCGCCTTCTCGGCCCACAAGATGGGGGGTCCCATGGGCGTCGGCATCCTGTGGGGCAGGCGTGCCATCCTCGATGGGATGCCGCCCTTCCTGACGGGCGGGGAGATGATCGACTCCGTGAGCGAGACGGAGGCCGTCTGGGCTCCCGTACCCCAGAAATTCGAGGCGGGGACCCAGGACGCCGCAGGCGTCTATGCCTTCGACGCCGACCTGGCCTATCTCGAGGGCCTGGGCATGGACAGGGTCGAGGAGCGCGAGCGGACGCTGGCCTCCTACCTCACGGACTCGCTGTCCGCATTGGGCTTCGTGGACGTGATCGGGCCCTCCGATGGCAGCCGCCACGTGGGTGCGGTCGCGTTCAACGTGCGGGGTGTCCATCCGCATGACGTCGCCTCCATCCTGGACGGTTCGGGCATCTGCATCCGTGCGGGGCACCACTGCGCCCAGCCGCTGCTCTCCTACCTGGACGTGGCGATGGACAGCACCTGTCGTGCGTCCGTCGCGCTCTACAACGACAAGGCCGACATCGACTGCCTGGTCGAGGGGCTCGAAACGGTTTGGACGGTGTTCCATGGCTAA
- a CDS encoding SufB/SufD family protein has product MADSTTTSARPSAQVPTSTPTPMASADHDTLEAPGALTTLSHVNVPYSQTWNHLNVNEASLRMPQPIHRGEVTARLPQILRQVEAGIGAEAVAWAESSAGDARYIEVPRGTRREEPLLVEANADAGEVRDTGILVREGAHATVAIVSHAAGAASSAGSTHTETATTVSAARASRRHSANLVRIIAERNATVRIVEIIALGEDSTHLEGIGIEADGGASIEVRQYALGGGQVALGFEAQLRGRSSRLQLDLRYVARGHERLDVNQMVRQRGLDTRCDIQSTGVLADSAHKTLRETIDLVHGAKGSKGNEAETVLVTGDDVVNRTLPVILCDEDDVAGNHGASIGSVSAEQLAYLRDRGLSEGEAVALFSRAIFDDAAIHAPEDASLVAALDRAAEVLGDEIAHDLADGLGLTDGLRGSAAPCDGHGLHDGDDPQEGQS; this is encoded by the coding sequence ATGGCAGACTCCACGACCACTTCGGCCCGGCCCTCGGCGCAGGTACCAACGTCGACGCCGACCCCGATGGCCAGCGCGGATCACGACACGCTGGAGGCGCCCGGCGCCCTCACGACGCTTTCCCACGTCAACGTCCCCTACAGCCAGACCTGGAACCACCTGAATGTCAACGAGGCCTCCCTCCGGATGCCCCAGCCCATCCACAGGGGCGAGGTCACAGCCCGTCTCCCCCAGATCCTGCGGCAGGTGGAGGCCGGCATCGGAGCCGAGGCCGTAGCGTGGGCGGAGTCCTCCGCCGGTGACGCCCGCTACATCGAGGTGCCACGCGGGACACGCCGCGAGGAGCCCCTCCTCGTCGAGGCCAACGCCGATGCGGGCGAGGTGCGCGACACCGGCATCCTCGTCCGCGAGGGCGCGCACGCGACCGTTGCGATCGTCTCGCATGCCGCTGGCGCCGCAAGCTCCGCCGGTTCCACCCACACCGAGACCGCAACCACGGTGTCCGCGGCCAGGGCGTCCCGTCGCCACTCCGCCAACCTCGTCCGCATCATCGCCGAGAGGAACGCGACGGTACGCATCGTGGAGATCATCGCCCTGGGTGAGGACAGCACCCACCTCGAGGGCATCGGCATCGAGGCGGACGGGGGCGCCTCGATCGAGGTGCGCCAGTACGCGCTCGGCGGTGGCCAGGTCGCCCTGGGCTTCGAGGCACAGCTCCGTGGAAGGTCTTCTCGCCTGCAGCTCGACCTGCGCTACGTCGCACGTGGCCATGAGCGCCTGGACGTGAACCAGATGGTGCGCCAGCGCGGCCTCGACACGCGCTGCGACATCCAGTCGACCGGCGTCCTTGCCGACAGCGCGCACAAGACCCTGCGCGAGACCATCGATCTGGTCCACGGCGCCAAGGGCTCCAAGGGCAACGAGGCCGAGACCGTCCTCGTCACGGGGGACGACGTCGTCAACCGCACGCTGCCCGTCATCCTCTGCGACGAGGACGACGTCGCCGGAAACCACGGGGCCTCCATCGGCTCCGTCAGCGCGGAGCAGCTCGCCTACCTCCGCGACCGGGGGCTCTCCGAGGGGGAGGCCGTCGCGCTCTTCTCGCGCGCCATCTTCGACGACGCCGCGATCCATGCCCCCGAGGACGCCTCGCTCGTCGCCGCGCTGGACCGCGCGGCGGAGGTGCTGGGGGACGAGATCGCGCACGACCTCGCCGACGGGCTCGGCCTGACCGACGGGCTCCGAGGCAGTGCCGCCCCCTGCGATGGGCACGGCCTCCACGACGGCGACGATCCTCAGGAGGGACAGTCGTGA